The Geobacter metallireducens GS-15 region GAGGGGACCCAAAAGGTGGCCTCCTGCGGTGCCCGGGTTCGGGTACCCACTGCCTGCGGCGGCTGTGAGTACAACCCCAACGGCCTCGTTGACACCCAGAAGTCGGCCTTGGAGGTGGACGAGAAGCTCTTCGGCACCTCCACCGGCCACCACAAGTTCAAGGTCGGCTTTGCCGGTTGCCCCTTCGACTGCCCCAAGTCGGCCACCAACGACGTGGGTTTCCAAGGGGCCATCTGGCCTGTTCTTTATGCTGACGAGTGCATCGGCTGCGGCCTCTGCGACAAATCGTGCACCGAAGACGCCATTGTCATGGGAGATGACGGCAAGCCACGCTTCATCCCCGAGAATTGCCTCTATTGCGGCGACTGCCTCAAGGTCTGCCCCTCCGAGGCCTGGCGGGCGGAAAAGAAGGGGTACACCGTGCGGATCGGTGGCAAGTGGGGGCGTCGTCCTCTGGTGGGCACACTATTCGCCGAGTTCCTGCCGGAGGAACAGGTGTTTGACTTCATCGCCGCTGTGCTCGACTGGTACAAGGAGAAGGCCGAAGGACAGGGGAGAATCAGGCTTGGCGACGTCATTCGCGCCGAGGGGCCCGACGCGCTCCTCGGCTACCTGCGGGAGCGGTTCCCGGCCGCTGTTGTTGATGCGACCATCCCCCCCCAGCGCATCGCCACCCAGATTGGAAAGGAGAAACGAGTACCATGACAACCATCGATCTGCGCGGGGTGACCTGCCCCACCAACTTCGTCAAGGCCAAGCTGGCGCTGGAAATGGTCGATACCGGCGAGGTGGTCGAATTTCTCCTCGACGACGGCGAGCCGGTGAAAAACGTTCCCCGAAGCCTCAAGGGGGAGGGGCACAAACTCGTTGGCCTCAAGGAGGTCAACGGCTACTACATTTTGACCCTGGAGAAGGGGGATGACTGAGGCGTGTGTACTTATGGATAATTGCCACGTCGGTAATGTGCAAAATAAAACGGGCCAAGTCTTGTGATTTGGCCCGTCATGTTTTCTCGTGAGTGATGTAAAATTCTTCGCAAAAAAACCAGGGGAGGGGACGAATCTAGCAAGAAGA contains the following coding sequences:
- a CDS encoding sulfurtransferase TusA family protein → MTTIDLRGVTCPTNFVKAKLALEMVDTGEVVEFLLDDGEPVKNVPRSLKGEGHKLVGLKEVNGYYILTLEKGDD
- a CDS encoding 4Fe-4S dicluster domain-containing protein, with amino-acid sequence MSDEKKSTDIDLKNLKAGGFIKERGKDLFTVRLRVPGGRMPVARLKKIAEVAEKYGQGMVHLSVRQSVELININFRDFDAVVAELGEGTQKVASCGARVRVPTACGGCEYNPNGLVDTQKSALEVDEKLFGTSTGHHKFKVGFAGCPFDCPKSATNDVGFQGAIWPVLYADECIGCGLCDKSCTEDAIVMGDDGKPRFIPENCLYCGDCLKVCPSEAWRAEKKGYTVRIGGKWGRRPLVGTLFAEFLPEEQVFDFIAAVLDWYKEKAEGQGRIRLGDVIRAEGPDALLGYLRERFPAAVVDATIPPQRIATQIGKEKRVP